The genomic segment GCGACCGGTGGCCGCGCGAGAAGCCGCGTACAGAGCGAAGCAGAGCTGCTCGCTCAGCCCCATTCCGTTCGATTTGACAGCGCCTTCCATCTGGAGAACGTACCTCGTTTCCCCTAATTCGGGTCGCTATTCGTACAACCCGGGCTTCAGCCTTCGTCGACGGTCGCGAGCGCCGTGTCGAGCCGCGCGACCTCGTCGGCGGTCGGCGAATCGACTAGTAGGACGACGTTGGCCGTCAGATAGCAACGGATCGTGATCGCGGTGTCGCAGCGCTCGTACTGCTCGCCCGCGGCCTCCGCGCTCGGGCTCACGATCAGCGAAGCCGCCCCGTGGGCGAGGTCGCTGCCGGGGGCGATCGAGTCGGCGCCGACCGCATCGGTGAAGCCGACCGTGTGAATCTCGGTCTCCGCCTCGCTCGACGCGAGCCGGGGGCCGAGCTCGATCCCCGCGCCGGCCTCGTTCGCAACCGCGACGAACGCGTCCGCCGACAGCAGCGACTCGGGCTCGGGGCGCAGAACGAGCGTCGCCGCGGCGGCCAGCGCCGCCGCGGCGATCGCGACCGCGAACGCGCGGCCCAGCCGGTTCACCCCTCTCCCCCCTCGAGCGAGCGGCCCGTCGCGATCGTGCCGACCGCCGGGTCGAGGTAGCGAGCCGGGTCGACCGTCGGTGCCGAGGGGGCCGATCCGGCGCGGACCTGGAAGTGGGTGTGCGGCCGCAGACACGGGCCGGTGCATCCCACCCGGCCGATCGTCTGCCCCGCCTCGACCGTGTCGCCGATGGCGACGTCGATCGCGCTCTGGTTGCCGAAGCAGCTCGTCAGCTCCTCCGCGCCGGCGAGCGGCGGGTCGAAGCGGTGGGCGACGCAGCTGTACTCGCCGTAGATCGGATTCGGCCCGGCGCCGACCACGACGCCGTCGGCCGGAGCGACGATCGGCTCGCCCTCGGCGGCCGCGATGTCGATCCCGTCGTGAAGGACGCCGAAGCGGTCTCCGAAGGCCGAGAGCACCGGCCCCTCGACCGGCACCGAGAGCGGTCCCTTCGACGCCGGCACCCGCTCCCCCGCGCGAGCCCCGAGCCGCGAGGCGAGCTCGAGCGCGCGGTCCGGGTCCGGGAGCGTTCCGCGCGCCGCGATCGCCTCGGCGTATCGCTCCGGAGCGCCCGCCGATTCGAGCGCGTAGGCGAGACCGGGGATCCGCTGCTCCGCGGGGATCGTCGAGGCGGCACCGGCGGTTTCGAGCTGGTCGACCGCGGCGAGGATCGTCCAGTCGAGACCGAGGCCGTCGGCCGTCGAGCGCAGGAGCTCGAGCTCGTCGGCCGGGATCGTCCGCTCGGCCAGCGCGCTCGGCTCGGTCTCGGGCGCCGCCTCGAGCTCCGCGGCCGGGGCGGGAGCGGCCTCGAGCGCCGGCGGGTCGGGTGTTGTGAGCGCGAGCGTGATCAGAACTCCCGCCAGCGCCCCGGCGAGTGCCGGCAAGACCCAGTCGACGAGCGCCCGCATCGTGGGCAAGCTAGCGGTCGAGCTCGCCCTCCGGGCGCGGCCGATCAGCCCCCGAGCTCGTCGGGCTCCTGCTCGAGCTCGATCCCGAAGCGCTCCCGGACCCGGTCTCGGATCTCGCCGCGAAACGCGTCGAGGCCGGCGTACGTGGCGGTGCCGTCGTTCACCAGGACGAGCGCGTTCGCATCCCAGGTCCGCATCCCGTGGGCGGCGTGGCCGCGCATCCCGGCCGCCTCGATCAACCAGCCCGCCGCGAGCTTCTCGGTCCCGTCGGGCTGCGGGTAGTGGGGCGGCTCGGCCGGTGCGGCCGCGGCGCGGACCCGGTCGAGCAGCTCCGTGCCGACGACCGGGTTCTTGAAGAACGAGCCGCTGTTGGCGACCCGAGTCGGGTCGGGAAGCTTCGTGGCGCGGACGGCGATCACCGCGTCGCGGACCTCGGCGAGGCTCGGTGCCTCGATCCCGCGGCGCTCGAGCTCGGCCGCGAGCGAGGCGTAGAACGGCGGCCGCGGGTCGCGCCGGGACAGCCTCAGCGTGACCGCCGTGACGATGTGGCGTCGCGTCTCGACGCGCTTGAAGATGCTCGTCCTGTAGCCGAATCCGCAGGCCTCCGGACTCAGGAGGACGAGATCGCCGGAGAGCAGGTCGAGGGCCTCGACCGCGACGACGGTCTCCGCGAGCTCCTGCCCGTAGGCGCCGATGTTCTGAACCGGAGCGGCTCCCATCGTGCCCGGGATCGCGGACATCGCCTCGATCCCCTGGAGGCCGCGCTCGACGGCGAGGGCGCAGATGTCGTCCCAGATCTCGCCGGCCCCGACGCGCAGCTCGGCGCCGCGCGAATCCTCGGCCAACACCTCGACGCCGCGGATCCGGTTGAGGATGACGAGGCCCTCGAAGCCGATGTCGGCGGCGATCACGTTGCTGCCAGAGCCGAGGACGATCAGCTCGAGTCCGCGCGAGGTCGCGACCTCGACGGCCTGCCCGAGCTGCCTGGCGTCGTGGACCTCGGTGACGAGCGTCGCGGGGCCGCCGAGCCGCATCGTCGTCAGCTCCGAAAGGGGGACGTCGCGGCGCAGCTCGAGGTCCGGCGGGCTCATCGACGCGTCAGCTTCGCAGGCCGCGGCGGCGGCGAGCGCCCGGCGTCAGGCCGAGCGCCCGGCGAGCACCTCTTCGGCGACCTCGCTCTCGTCGGCGCGCTCGCCGACCGTTCCGACGACGGGGATGTCGCGCTCCTCGGCGAGCTCGGTCAGCGCCCGCTGCATCTCGGAGACGATCGAGTCGTAGACCTTCTCGCGATCGGGGTCGGCGCCGAACTCGGTCTCGAGGTGGATCGGCGGAAGCACCTGGATCGTGATCTGGGCCGGCAGCGGGATCCGCAGCGGCAGGTCGAGGACCGTGATCCCCCACGGCGGCGCGACCTGCACGGGCAGGACCTTGAGGCGCAGCATCTTGTCGAGCCCGAGCGCCTTCGAGGCGCGCTCGCCGCGGGTCAGGAACAGGGCGGTCTCCTGACCCCCGATCGCGACGACCGGGACGATCGGCGCACCGGCCTCGAGCGCGATGTCGATGAACCCGCGGCGACCGCCGAAGTCGACCTCGTCGGATTGCCAGCTCGGGCGGTAGGTCTCCCAGTCGCCGCCGGGATAGACGAGCACCGCCGCTCCCTCGGCCAGCGCGCGACGGGCGTTGTCGGGGGCGGCCGGGATCATCCCGTATTTGCGAAGTCCCGCGAGCCCCGGAATCCGGAACAGCATGTCGTGGGCGAGCTGGTGGAAGCGGCGCCGGGTGCCGAAGAACTTCGCGAACTCGTAGCCGAAGACGAACGTGTCGGCGATCAGGCTGCCGCCCGAGTGGTTGCCGACGAGCAGCACCGGGCCGGTCGCCGGGATCTGCTCGATACCTCGGACGTGAGGCCGGAAGTAGGCGCGGGTGAGAGCGCGGTAGCTCGCGAGGGTCTGCTCGATGAACTCCGGGTCGCGCTCATCGAGCGGGTTGTCCGAGCGCTCGGAACCCGGGGTGAAGTCGTGCGCGAACGCGGCCGCGCTGGCGCGCGTCGCGCTGATCGCGCTCGAGGCCGCATCCACTCCGCGGGTGGCGATCGCCGCGCCGATCTCCCCGACCTCGCCGAACATGCCCGCGATCATCCCAGCTTCCCTACCCGCGCGTGACGCTCGTTCACCCGCGGGCTCGCGAGGTACGGGGCGCTACTGCTCGATCACGACCTCCGCTCCGAGCGGCAGCGCGTCGATCATCGCGTGGAGATCGTCCGCCGTCGCGTGCGGGCAGCCGTTCGAGGTCGCGCCGCCGGCCGTGTTCTCCGGTGAGCCGTGGATCGCGATCCGGTTGCCGCCCGACCAGTCAGCGGGGACGTTGGGCTGGATCGCCGCGACCGCGATCGCGCAGCAACCGTAGATGGGGTCGATCCCACTCGTCAGCTCGTCGGTGACCGAGAAGGTGCCGATCGGCGTGGTCGAGTCCGGAGCGCCGATCGTGACCGTGAACGAGCGTTCGACCCTCGTGCCGTCGAGGATCTGGGCGCGCTGCTCGGAGAGGTCGATGTGGATCGACATCGAGGTCGTCGAGGTGCCGACCTTCGCGTCGTCGAGGCGGATCCAGGCGAGCTCGCCGTTGGCGACGAAGTGGGTCGGCACCCCGACCCAGTCGCCCTTGCGCTCGATCACCGAGTAGGCGGTCTCCGAGCCGAACTCGGTCACCGAGTCGACGGTCGTGATCACGGATCCGCCCGGCGCGTCGCGGAGCTCGACCGACTGGCCGTCGCGGACCCAGACGATCTCGTGGCGCGACGCCTCGCGGCGGGCGGCGCGACGGGCGGCGCGGCGCTTGCGCTCTGCCGCGGCGCGAGCGGCGATCCGCTTCGCCGCCGGCGCCGGGTTGAGATCCGCGGTCGTCGTGATCGGGGCCACGACACCCTCGGCGGCCTGAGCCGGCTGGGGACCGCGGTTCGGGCCGAAGTTGACGAGCAGCGCCGCGACGGCGAGGACGACGATCAGGCCGGTGGTGAAGAAGCGCCTCACACCACGGCCTTCGTGCGGCCGCGCGTGGGCGCTTAGCGATCTACGTCATTCGTCCAGGCGGCTTGACCGGCTGTGGAGAGAGTCGCTACGCGCGCTGGTCCACGAGATCGAGACCCTTGCGCACGTTGCGCTCGATCCCCTTCGCGACGACCTTCTCGAGCCCCGGGACGACGGCGCCCTCGAAGCTGATCTCGTAGCGCATGTGGGTGCCGGTCCCCGACGGGCTCAGCAGGATCTCGCCGCGGTGGCCCCTTGACCGCGGTGCGGTTGGTGATCCGGTAGCGGATCACCGAGTCCGGCTCGCACTCCGTCACCGTCTCGACGATCGGCGGCAGCGGCCCGATCCGCAGCTCGCGCTGCGACCCGACACCGTTGCGCGAGGACTCGCCGTCGCGAAGCCGCTTGATCTTCGCGCCGAAGAGCGGGCCGAGGTTCTCGTGCTCGGACATGAACGCGAACACGCGCTCCGGCGGCTTGGAGAAGTCTCGCTCGATCAGGACCCTGGCGCTCACGGACGGGCATCCAACCACGCCGAGGGGGCGAGGCGCGCCGCGCCCCCTCGGCGGCCCCCTCCGGGGAGGATCGGCCGGTCCGCCGTCAGATCGATGCCGCTGCGGCGCGCAGAGCCTCGGCGGTCTGAGAGTCGGCCGGCAGGAACGCCTCGATCGAGAGCTCGGCGGCGGTGACGTCGAGAGCCGTCCCGAACGTTGCGACCGTGCTGAGGAAGCTGAGCTCGCCGCCGCTGCCGTCCGAGATCCGCAGCGGGACCGCGACACGCTCCCCGGTCGGGCCGATCAGCTGGTCCTCGCCGATGACCGGGAACCCGAGCGCCTCGTCGAGCAGGTCGCCCAGCATCGCGTCGCCGGAGACCGCGAACTCGCGCCGAAGCCGGTCGATCAGGTGCGCGCGCCACTCTGCGAGGTTGACGATCCGCGGGGCGAGGCCGTCGGGATGCAGGCTGATCCTGACCACGTTGGGCGGCGCTTCGAGCAGATCCGGGTCGACGCCCGCGGTCAGCAACCCGATCGCCGAGTTCGCCGCGACGAGGTTCCAGCCGCGATCGATCGCGAGCGCCGGGAAGGGCTCGTGCGCCTTCAGGATCGAGTCGAGCGCGGCGCGGATCGGCTCCATCTCCGGCGAGTGGAGGTCGCGCTCGCCGAAGCTCGGTGCATGCCCGGCGGCGACGAGGATCTGATCGCGCTCGCGGAGCGGCACGTCGAGGCGTTCGCAGAGCCGGAGCACCAGATCGGGACTCGGCGTCGCCCGGCCGGTCTCGCAGAACGAGAGGTGGCGCGCCGAGGTCGCGGCGTCGAGCGCGAGCTCCATCTGCGAGAGCCCGCGACGCCGGCGCCACTCGCGAAGCAGCGTTCCCGCCCTGTCGTTCTTCGCCGCGACGGCCACGGCGGCACCGTATCCGGGCCGCCGTGGCTCGGGCGAGCGGGCGCGCCGGCCGCGAGCCCGCGGCGACCGGCCTCGGGGTAGCTTGGGCGGATGGAGGCGAGCGCAGGCCGTGACTTCCGCACCGCCCTGACATCCGGGGACGTGATCGTGACCGACGGCGGGATCGAGACGCGGATCATGTTCGAGACCGATTACGAGCTCGACCCCGATGTCCAGGTGGCGGCGATGGTCGGCGATCCGAGGGGCCGAGCGCTGATCCGCGAGGTCTACGCGAGCTACGTGCGGGCCGCCGAGCGCGCGGGCGTCGCAATCGTGATCGGAACGCCGACCTTCCGTGCCTCGCGCAACTTCGCCGTCCGAGCCGGTCTGGGTGGCGAGGTCGAGCGGCTCAACCGCGAGGCGGCGGAGATGCACGCCGAGATCCGCGCGACCGCCGAGGTGCCGGTCTACGTCGCGGGCGTCCTCGGCCCGGCGCGCGACGCCTACACGCCCGGTGAGGCGCCGGACGCCGCCGAGGCGGCCACGTACCACGCCGAACAGGCCGAAGCGCTCGCCGCGTCCGGCGTCGACCTCCTGTTCGCCGCGACCTTCCCGGCCGTCGCCGAGGCGACGGGCGCCGGGCGCGCGATGGCAGCCACGGGCCTCCCCGCGGTCGTCTCCCTGGTGCTCGGCCCCGACGGCGCGGTGCTCGATGGCACGCCGCTCGGCGAAGCCGTGGCGCAGATCGACTCGGCGGTCGAGCCGCGAGCCGCGTACCTCTCGCTGTCGTGCATCCACACGAGCCTCGCCGAACGCGCTCTCGCCGCCTGCCCGCCCGAGGCGCGAGACCGGATCCTGGAGTTGAAGGCGAACGGGTCGCCGCTGCCGACGGAGGAGCTCGTGAAGCTGGACCACCCGGTCGCCGATCCGCCCGACGAGTTCGCCGCGCGGATGTGGGACCTCCATGACCGCGAGAGCCTCCAGGTTCTCGGCGGCTGCTGCGGAACGACGGTCGCCCACATCGAGGCGCTCGCCGGACGCATCGCGAACCCAGCCGACCATCCGGCCGGCTGAATTCGGCACGAGCCGACCGGGCGGTTCAGGCCAGGGTCGCCCGGAGCCGCACCATCGCGTCGAACGCTCGCGTTCGGTTGACGAGGTTCGGCTGCATCGGCCCGTCCCCCGCGCGCCGTCGCAGCTCGGTCGCGACGGTCACGTAGAGGCGCTCCGGGTCGCGCCAGCCGAGGTAGGGGCGCGCCTCGGGCGAGGCGAGCATCGCCGCGGTCAGCTCGTAGGCGGGCGCGCCATCGCCCGCGCGTCGCGTCAGCTCGGCGTCGATCCAGCGGAAGTAGTCGCGCATCGTCTCGACCGCCGGGCGGCCGGCGACCGGTCCGTGGCCCGGGACGTAGACCGAGGCGTCGAGCGAGAGCAGGAGCTCGGTCGCGGCGATCCAGTTCGCGACGGGTCCATGCCACATGATCGGTGTCACCCCGACGAACAGGACGTCGGCGGCGAAGACGACGGACGCGTCCGGGACGTGGACGACGAGATCGCCGGCGGTGTGCGCGGGTCCGACCTCGATCAACTCGAGCTCGCGGCCGCCGACGGTCTCGGAGCCGCGGCCGCTGAACGCCTCGGTCGGCTCTCGCGTCGCGTTGCCCGCGAACCCGAACGGAGCGAGGCGCTCGGAGAGATAGGCGCCGAGGCGCCCCGGCCTTCCCGGCAGCCGTGATAGCGCCGAGCTCAGGCGCTTCGATCGCGCGAGCTCGCCGGGCGGCGGCTCCTCGCGGATCGCCGCGAGGCTCGGCTCCGAGGTGACGATCCGGATCCCCGGCGGGAGCTCGCCGTTGCCCCACCAGTGATCCCCGTCGGAGTGGGTGTTGATCGCCAGCTCGACCGGGTTGCCATCGAGGTGCGGCGCCATGGCGTCGAGCATCCGGCGCGCCTGGCGGCGGTCCCAGGTCGTGTCGACGATCGCCGCCGAACCGTCGCCGACGACGAGGCCCGCGTTCGCTTCGCCGAGTCCGCCGTCGGGCTGGATCCATGCCCACGTCCGCTCGCCGACCTCCCTCAGGCCACCGGGGAACGCGGCGACGCCGCCACGCAGGTTCGTCTCAGGCATTCGGTCCGGCCGTCTCGATGATCCGCAGATCGCGAACCGCGCCGTCGCCGAGGACGGCGAGCGCCTCCTGGTAGCCAGGACTGTCGTGCGCCGCGATCGCGGCCTCGAGGCTCGGGAACTCGATCACGACCGTGCGCTCGCGAAGCCCGGACTCGTAGACGACCTGCGGTGTGCCGCGGGCCAGGAACCTGCCACCCGCCGCGCCCATCGCGGGGCCGGCGAGCTCGGCGTATGCGGCGACCTTGCTCGGGTCGGAGATCGAGCGGTAGGTGTTGATCCACAGCGCTGGCATCGAGTCGTCCTATCAAGCGCGGACCGCCCGCGCACCCCGCCGCGCCGCGAGGATCGGATAGGACTCGTGCGGTGATCGAAGACGCGGCGGACATCACGACGGAGGAGGAGCTGCGGGCCCTGGTCGGGGAACCGGTCGATCGCGTCCGCGACAAGGACCGTCCCGTGCTCAGCGAGGCCGACCGGATCTTCCTCGCCGCCTCGCCGATGTGCCTGATCGCGACGTCGGGCCCGGACGGGCGCTGCGACGTCTCCCCGCGCGGCGATCCGCCGGGGTTCGCGCAGGTCATCGACGAACGGACCATCGCCCTCCCCGAGCGCGCGGGGAATCGTCGCGCCGACAGCCACCGCAACATCCTCGCCAACCCGCAGATCGGGACCCTGTTCCTGCTGCCGGGCCGCGGCGACACGCTGCGGATCAACGGT from the Thermoleophilia bacterium SCSIO 60948 genome contains:
- a CDS encoding M23 family metallopeptidase encodes the protein MRALVDWVLPALAGALAGVLITLALTTPDPPALEAAPAPAAELEAAPETEPSALAERTIPADELELLRSTADGLGLDWTILAAVDQLETAGAASTIPAEQRIPGLAYALESAGAPERYAEAIAARGTLPDPDRALELASRLGARAGERVPASKGPLSVPVEGPVLSAFGDRFGVLHDGIDIAAAEGEPIVAPADGVVVGAGPNPIYGEYSCVAHRFDPPLAGAEELTSCFGNQSAIDVAIGDTVEAGQTIGRVGCTGPCLRPHTHFQVRAGSAPSAPTVDPARYLDPAVGTIATGRSLEGGEG
- the murB gene encoding UDP-N-acetylmuramate dehydrogenase → MSPPDLELRRDVPLSELTTMRLGGPATLVTEVHDARQLGQAVEVATSRGLELIVLGSGSNVIAADIGFEGLVILNRIRGVEVLAEDSRGAELRVGAGEIWDDICALAVERGLQGIEAMSAIPGTMGAAPVQNIGAYGQELAETVVAVEALDLLSGDLVLLSPEACGFGYRTSIFKRVETRRHIVTAVTLRLSRRDPRPPFYASLAAELERRGIEAPSLAEVRDAVIAVRATKLPDPTRVANSGSFFKNPVVGTELLDRVRAAAAPAEPPHYPQPDGTEKLAAGWLIEAAGMRGHAAHGMRTWDANALVLVNDGTATYAGLDAFRGEIRDRVRERFGIELEQEPDELGG
- a CDS encoding acyltransferase family protein; protein product: MFGEVGEIGAAIATRGVDAASSAISATRASAAAFAHDFTPGSERSDNPLDERDPEFIEQTLASYRALTRAYFRPHVRGIEQIPATGPVLLVGNHSGGSLIADTFVFGYEFAKFFGTRRRFHQLAHDMLFRIPGLAGLRKYGMIPAAPDNARRALAEGAAVLVYPGGDWETYRPSWQSDEVDFGGRRGFIDIALEAGAPIVPVVAIGGQETALFLTRGERASKALGLDKMLRLKVLPVQVAPPWGITVLDLPLRIPLPAQITIQVLPPIHLETEFGADPDREKVYDSIVSEMQRALTELAEERDIPVVGTVGERADESEVAEEVLAGRSA
- a CDS encoding L,D-transpeptidase, whose amino-acid sequence is MRRFFTTGLIVVLAVAALLVNFGPNRGPQPAQAAEGVVAPITTTADLNPAPAAKRIAARAAAERKRRAARRAARREASRHEIVWVRDGQSVELRDAPGGSVITTVDSVTEFGSETAYSVIERKGDWVGVPTHFVANGELAWIRLDDAKVGTSTTSMSIHIDLSEQRAQILDGTRVERSFTVTIGAPDSTTPIGTFSVTDELTSGIDPIYGCCAIAVAAIQPNVPADWSGGNRIAIHGSPENTAGGATSNGCPHATADDLHAMIDALPLGAEVVIEQ
- a CDS encoding helix-turn-helix transcriptional regulator, with product MAVAAKNDRAGTLLREWRRRRGLSQMELALDAATSARHLSFCETGRATPSPDLVLRLCERLDVPLRERDQILVAAGHAPSFGERDLHSPEMEPIRAALDSILKAHEPFPALAIDRGWNLVAANSAIGLLTAGVDPDLLEAPPNVVRISLHPDGLAPRIVNLAEWRAHLIDRLRREFAVSGDAMLGDLLDEALGFPVIGEDQLIGPTGERVAVPLRISDGSGGELSFLSTVATFGTALDVTAAELSIEAFLPADSQTAEALRAAAASI
- a CDS encoding homocysteine S-methyltransferase family protein: MEASAGRDFRTALTSGDVIVTDGGIETRIMFETDYELDPDVQVAAMVGDPRGRALIREVYASYVRAAERAGVAIVIGTPTFRASRNFAVRAGLGGEVERLNREAAEMHAEIRATAEVPVYVAGVLGPARDAYTPGEAPDAAEAATYHAEQAEALAASGVDLLFAATFPAVAEATGAGRAMAATGLPAVVSLVLGPDGAVLDGTPLGEAVAQIDSAVEPRAAYLSLSCIHTSLAERALAACPPEARDRILELKANGSPLPTEELVKLDHPVADPPDEFAARMWDLHDRESLQVLGGCCGTTVAHIEALAGRIANPADHPAG
- a CDS encoding MBL fold metallo-hydrolase; protein product: MPETNLRGGVAAFPGGLREVGERTWAWIQPDGGLGEANAGLVVGDGSAAIVDTTWDRRQARRMLDAMAPHLDGNPVELAINTHSDGDHWWGNGELPPGIRIVTSEPSLAAIREEPPPGELARSKRLSSALSRLPGRPGRLGAYLSERLAPFGFAGNATREPTEAFSGRGSETVGGRELELIEVGPAHTAGDLVVHVPDASVVFAADVLFVGVTPIMWHGPVANWIAATELLLSLDASVYVPGHGPVAGRPAVETMRDYFRWIDAELTRRAGDGAPAYELTAAMLASPEARPYLGWRDPERLYVTVATELRRRAGDGPMQPNLVNRTRAFDAMVRLRATLA
- a CDS encoding DUF1330 domain-containing protein — translated: MPALWINTYRSISDPSKVAAYAELAGPAMGAAGGRFLARGTPQVVYESGLRERTVVIEFPSLEAAIAAHDSPGYQEALAVLGDGAVRDLRIIETAGPNA
- a CDS encoding pyridoxamine 5'-phosphate oxidase family protein; this encodes MEDAADITTEEELRALVGEPVDRVRDKDRPVLSEADRIFLAASPMCLIATSGPDGRCDVSPRGDPPGFAQVIDERTIALPERAGNRRADSHRNILANPQIGTLFLLPGRGDTLRINGRARLVRDPGVLERMVVKGHRPKFAIRIDVETVFFHCAKAFMRSELWNPDTWNPEAAPTRAQIAKQLERPGDSLEELERYYDPDEYRRKLYAD